CAGATGAGTGCCATCTTTGCACATgaaattatatatgttaaaCCCGACTCCTATGAGTATGAATTTAATTCTTggtaattttgtttttcattctAAGATCGGGGTTTGTTGAGCAGGCACTATTACGTTAAAATTTACCATGTATAACAATTTCAGAATTGATCTTAATAGTTTAATTTTGAACGGTAATATGCAACAAACGTGAGGATTGGAAAGACCCGTCAAAGAAGTGTGAAGCATGTGTAGCATTTAACACTGGCCTCTTGTTTGTGGTTTTGACTCTATGTATAAGGGTTCTTGTCCTGGAATTGGCTGAGGGCATCTCACCTGAAATCTTTGGGAAAAATCTCGCGGAAATTCTGAAAAAATTTCTCTCTTTGGAGGTAAAATCTTCTCACAGTCTTATGCTTTGATTTCAACTCAAGTTTGGGATTAACTTAGCAAATATGTAATTGCAGCATCTTTCCATAAAAGTCCGTCGAACAATAGTTGACGCTGATGATTTAGGTTTCATCAATCCTTTCCTCCCCCAAACTCTAAAATATCTGAAGTTGGAGCCTGTGAGTGAGCAAGATGCTTTTCAGTTTATAGAGGAAATCAGAGATGAAAAAAAGATTCCGAGAAACTTGGTCAATCGTATTGTTTCCGACTTTAAATTGCAACGCTTAGTACTTGTCTTGGATGTTATATCTGATAGACTTGTTGCCTCAATCACCAGTTCACTTCCACTGTTGATTGAGTTGGACCTTGAGGACCGACCATGTGTAGAACCAATTCTGCCCTATGACTTAACTAACAGAGGACTGCAGTTTCTATGCTCTTGTGATTATCTCACTTCTCTCTCAATTATTAGAAGTAAAGTTGTACCTTTTAGAAGGATTAATGATTTGGGCATATTGCTTCTTTCTGAGAGTTGTGGAAGCCTAGAATCTATAAGGCTTGGTGGGTTTTCTACGGTTACAGATGCTGGGTTTTCATCACTTTTGCACTCGTGCAAGAACCTGAAGAAGTTTGAAGTTCGAAATGCACATCTGTTATCAGACTTGGCGTTTCATGAAATTAATGGCCCTCTTGTTGAGTTGAAATTGTTGTCATGTAACCTTATAACCAGCGAAGCTGTAGTGGAACTCTTGTCATCTAGTACCTTGGAAGTGCTCGACACAAATGGTTGTCGGAGCATAGCAGACCCCTGCCTTGACTACATATCCTTCCTCAGTACGTTAACCTCACTTAATCTTGGAGGAGCCGATATCACTGATCACGGTCTTAGCATTTTAGGTGAAGGGGATTTACCTATAGTAAGTTTA
The Primulina huaijiensis isolate GDHJ02 unplaced genomic scaffold, ASM1229523v2 scaffold207812, whole genome shotgun sequence genome window above contains:
- the LOC140966730 gene encoding F-box protein At-B-like; this translates as MSHHGKRPRAAETAVVDPEYGGREPLREGIPLPETLILDEIFPKLKMESLCALACVCRTLSSMVSQALSAISYLDLSAFSSNGYILGQIVSRVRGMTSLTIDCLRLDDSSVINILGQNIQELSLLKCASLSFDVISSIGGRCPDLRVLVLELAEGISPEIFGKNLAEILKKFLSLEHLSIKVRRTIVDADDLGFINPFLPQTLKYLKLEPVSEQDAFQFIEEIRDEKKIPRNLVNRIVSDFKLQRLVLVLDVISDRLVASITSSLPLLIELDLEDRPCVEPILPYDLTNRGLQFLCSCDYLTSLSIIRSKVVPFRRINDLGILLLSESCGSLESIRLGGFSTVTDAGFSSLLHSCKNLKKFEVRNAHLLSDLAFHEINGPLVELKLLSCNLITSEAVVELLSSSTLEVLDTNGCRSIADPCLDYISFLSTLTSLNLGGADITDHGLSILGEGDLPIVSLRLRGCTRVTDRGIVFLLNEGNRINKTLSLLDVGHMPGISDRGVQAIVSSAESLTELCMRYCFHVTDASFKLLASRRCDGSNMLQRLDVCHCIRLTAGIVEFLEKKPLFRGLRWLGVGRTSLANRSDDFGMIRRKRPWLTVCFGGCEVGCHDGWQYHNM